In the genome of Cryptomeria japonica chromosome 8, Sugi_1.0, whole genome shotgun sequence, one region contains:
- the LOC131046381 gene encoding transcription factor SRM1 — translation MKMCNEGSTWTLEDNKLFENALSMVEEETHERWDKVAAMVPGKSVDEVRKHYEDLVEDIQCIDAGYIEVPCYKDKFGDQLLSSKHLGKVGGDLQAGEERGLVIKSFSEQERKKGVPWTEEEHRLFLMGLNKYGKGDWRSISRNFVVSRTPTQVASHAQKYFIRRNSGHKDKRRSSIHDITSVNSTEMSLSLVRQPSAMPVQNNTSSITKSVNQSSFLNSHPCPMAGTPLVNSIGFSTGSNTLVLPSYGLDPYSLGGLQTLSSIPLMSGSSLSLSHLGYPM, via the exons ATGAAGATGTGCAACGAGGGATCGACATGGACTTTGGAGGACAACAAGCTTTTTGAGAATGCATTGTCTATGGTTGAGGAGGAAACCCATGAGAGATGGGACAAGGTGGCAGCCATGGTGCCTGGTAAGAGTGTAGATGAGGTGAGAAAGCATTATGAAGACCTGGTGGAGGATATTCAGTGCATTGATGCAGGTTACATAGAGGTTCCTTGTTATAAGGACAAATTTGGTGATCAATTGCTATCTTCAAAGCACCTAGGCAAAGTTGGTGGAGATCTCCAGGCAGGTGAAGAGAGAGGATTGGTTATCAAGTCCTTTTCTGAGCAAGAAAGGAAGAAGGGAGTTCCCTGGACTGAAGAAGAGCACAG GCTGTTTCTGATGGGGCTAAATAAATATGGGAAAGGTGATTGGAGAAGCATTTCAAGAAACTTTGTTGTCTCAAGGACTCCAACTCAAGTTGCTAGCCATGCACAGAAATACTTCATCCGGCGAAATTCAGGGCACAAAGATAAGAGAAGGTCTAGCATACATGATATTACCAGCGTCAATAGTACAGAAATGAGTCTGTCTCTAGTAAGACAACCTTCAGCTATGCCTGTGCAAAACAATACCTCCTCAATAACCAAATCAGTTAATCAGTCTTCGTTTCTTAATTCTCACCCTTGCCCAATGGCAGGAACGCCTTTGGTAAACTCTATCGGATTCTCAACAGGCAGCAACACTTTAGTACTACCTTCCTATGGATTAGACCCATACAGTCTTGGAGGGCTTCAAACCCTCTCATCTATACCTCTCATGTCTGGATCTTCTCTGAGTCTTTCACATCTAGGCTACCCTATGTAG